Genomic DNA from Bryobacter aggregatus MPL3:
CTGAAACATACCGCTGCAGTGAAGAAAGGGCATCCGGAAGAACTCTACCGGCAATTGCTGAAGTTGGGAGGGGCTCTCTGTACCTTCAATTTGAAGCGTGACCCCGCTGATCTTCCGCTCTACAACCACGCCGAGCCGGAACGCTGTTTTCCGCAACTGGATGCCCATATCCGCGAAGCGCTCGAAACGATTCTGCCGTCGAGTGCGATGCAGATTCCACTGACTCCCTACGCCCCTTATCTACAGGAAGGCAGCATTGCAGACGATCGATGTCTTGCGAAGGCCAGATGGATTCTGGGCGTACGGGCGCAAGCCGCGGAAAGCGTTGTCATTCTGCGGACACCCCAACTGATCAAGGTTTGCTCGCGTGACTTTATCGAGCGGCTGGTGCAGACTGCTTATCCGGGTTTGGAGTTGATCCACATGCCGATTCCTCCAACGGAGATTCAGATCAAAACCGAAATGCAGTATTTCTCCATCTCGCGCGTTGGTCCTTGTTGGCAGCAGATTGCGCGTTTGAAACAGGTAGGTGTTTACGTGCCGGGAGAATTTCCCTCGGCCGAAGTGGAATTGATCGTGATCCTGGAAGCATAAGGGGGACAGATGCAGGCACCGAGTTTGATGGAGCGAGAGACGCTCGCGGTGATTTTTCAAGAACCGATGACGGCGGTGGTGCGCGTCTGGTCGAATCCGCAGATGACGCAGGATCCCTACGGACTGCGGGAGCATATGAAGTCGTCGCTGAAGGCTTCGATAGAAGATGCGCGGCGCAAGAGTTTTTCAGAAGAAGAGACAAAGCTGGCGATGTTCGCGATTGTCGCTTATCTGGATGAGACGATTCTGACCCAGAATCAGCCTGCGTTTGCCGATTGGCGCCGCAAGCCGCTCCAGGAAGAACTGTTTGGGGTACATATCGCCGGTGAGATTTTTTTCCAGAATCTTGAGAACATCATCCGGCAACCGGACAGCCTGCCGAATTCCGATCTTCTGGAAATCTATGCCTTGGCGATCAGCCTGGGCTTTCAGGGCCGCTATAGTGCTGGAGGGAAAGCGGAACTGAAGCGGATTGTCGATGCCTGCATGGATAAGTGCCGCCGCATTCGTGGGGCGATGCCGCCCTTGTCGCCGTCCGGGGAACTGCCTCCGACCGATGCGGTGCTGGCGAGCCGGGACCCCTGGTTCCAGCGCATGGTTCTGATTGGTGGAGGCTTGTGTGTCATGGCAGTGCTGGCCTTTGTCGTTTATAAAGTGCTCCTCGGTTCGGGCGCCGATGAATTGCGCTCGCTGGCGCAAGAATTGACTCGTAGGTAAGCCAGGAGAATACCCAGAATGCTCTTCTACGGAATTACCGCAATACTTTGGATTGGTTGGATGGTCCTCGGCTGGTTTATGCCGGACTGGGTGAGTTTAAAAGGCAAAGATGTCTGGTTTGTCCGCATCCTGTTTTGGCTGATTGGCACCGCATTTGCCGGGTTTGCGATTTATTGGAAGCTGATGGCCGATCGCCGCAAAAAGGCGCTCGCCCTGGCTGGAGAACAAGGCGCGGAACTGGAATTTGTCCTGGCGGAAGCGGACAAGAAGTTGCAGGCGAGCGGCAAGAGTCTGGCCACGATGCCAGTGGTTTTTGTCATGGGCGCCAGAGGCTCGGCTAAGACGACTTTGATCACACGCAGTGGCGTGGAGCCGGAGTTGCTCGCTGGGTTGGTATACCAGGAAGGCAACCAGCTCGTCCAGACGCGCACAGCGAATGTCTGGCTGGCCAAGCAGACCGTCTTTGTCGAAGCGGCGCCGACCTTGCTCGAGAGCGACAAGCTTTGGAATGCCTTTGCGCAGCGCTTTGCCCCGACCGGCATGACGGCGCTGAAGGCAAATGCCGCACCGGCTCCGCGTAGCGTGCTGATGTTTGTTGGCATGGAAGAGTTCTTCCAACAAAACGCGGGTGAGGCGATGGCGGCGAAGGCCCGCATCCTGAACCAGCGCCTGATTGAGATGTCGAAGATGCTGGGGGCACGCATCCCGGTCTACGTGATGTTCACGAAGGCAGACCAGATGCCGCACTTCCCGCCGTATGTCGCCTACATGAGCAATGAGGAAGCGACGCAGATTTTGGGCGCGACGGTTCCGATTGCGGATATGGCCTCGCAGGGAGTCTATGCCGAGACGGCAGCGAAGAAGTTTTCCGATCTGCTCGAAGAACTGTTCCGCAGCCTGGCTGAGCGCCGGGTGAGTTTGCAGGAGCGCGATGCGAATCAGCAGGGGCGCCCGCCGGTCTATGAGTTTCCGCGTGAGTTTCGCAAGCTGAAGCAGGCCGCAACCACCTTTCTGGTTGATCTTTGCCGGCCGAGCCAATTGGCCGTATCACCCTTTGTGCGCGGTTTCTATTTCACCGGCGTGCGTCCGGTGCTGACGACCGACGCGGCGGGCACACAGCGCCGCGTGCCGCAGTGGCTGTTTGTCACGCGCTTCTTTAGTGAAGTGTTGCTGAAGGACCGGGCCGCGCTGGGCGCTGCCTCCTCCAGCATGAAGACGAACACAACCCGGCGCTTGCTGCTGGGTGTGGCCGGCGCGCTGGGCGTGATTGCAACCACACTGTTTACCGTGAGTTACTTCAATAACCGGTCGCTCGAGAACGAACTGGGAGAAGCGTCGAAGGCTTTGCGTGGCGTGCAAGTGGCCCCGGGCGAGGTGCCGAGTCTCGATAGTCTGACCAAGCTCGATCGATTGCGCGCTGTTCTCGAACGGCTGCGCAGCTACCAGCGCGATGGCGCGCCGATGATGATGCGCTTTGGTTTGTATACGGGCGACACGATTCTCCCGACCTCGCGCAAGTTGTATTTCGAGAGTTTCCGCAATGTCATGTTTGGCGAGACGCAGACGGCTGTTCTCGACTCCATGAAGCGCCTGCCGGCAGCACCGACGCCGCAGGACGATTACATGACGACCTACAACGCGCTGAAGGCTTATCTGATCACGACCTCGAACCCGGACAAGAGCACGAAGAGCTTTCTCACTCCGGTGTTGCTGAAGTACTGGCAAGGGGCCAAGCAAGTGGAGCCACAGCGCTATGGCTTGATCGGCAAGCAGTTTGATTTCTATGCCGAGGAGTTGAAGGAATCGAACCCCTTCTCGCGGGAGAACGACACGAATACGATCGATCGCACACGGAGCTTCCTCAAGCAGTTCTCCGGGGAAGAGCGCTTGTACAACGCGATTCTTGCCGAAGCGAATCGGGCCAATCCGCCGATCAACTACAACAAGTTGTATCCAGATGGATATAAGGCCGTCCGGGTGGATAAGGAAGTACAAGGATCCTTCTCGAAGGAAGGCTTTGCCTGGATGCAGGATGCGTTCAAGAATCTTCCGAAGTACTTTGGCGGCGAAGCCTGGGTGCTGGGGGAAGAGGTCAAGATCAGCGTCAATTTGAGTGAGCTGGAGCAGCGCTTGCGTGCGCGCTACAACAAGGACTTTGCTGAGCAGTGGAAGGCTTATCTGAAAAGCGTGACGGTGCTGCGCTATGCGAGCTTGAAGGACGCTGCGGATAAGTTGAAGATGCATTCGAGCAACCAGAGTCCGTTGCTGGCGGCGATCTATCTCGCCTCGAAGAATACGGCTGTTTCGGAGAAGACCATTGCAGACCTGTTCCAGCCGACGCAGTTGCTGGTGGCGCCCGGGAGTGCCGGTCAACTGATCGGCGGGGAGAATCAGCCCTACATGGGCGGTCTGTTGCAGTTGCAGGGTTCGATCGAGCAGATCTCGACGATGCCGGCGAGCCAGGCGGCTCAGGATCCTGCTGCCGCTCAGAGTTTGAATCTGGCGACGACCGCCAAGATGACGGCGCGCAATGTTGCGCAGAAGTTCCGGCCCGATCCGCTCGAGAAGATCGACGGGCAAGTGCTGAAGCTGATGGAAGACCCGATTACTTATGTCGAGACTTTCTTGCGTGGCCTGGGCCCGGCGGAATTGAATGGCGCCGGCGCCGGCTTCTGCAAAGCGTTCAGCGACCTGATCTCGAAGTATCCCTTCAACCCGGCCGCAAAGAATCAGGCCACGATCGCCGAGTTCAATTCGATCTTCGCCCCGCAGACCGGCTCGCTGTGGAGCTTCTATGAAACCAAGCTGAAGGCGATGCTGGTGCACCAGGGCGGGGAATACCGTGCCGTGCCCACACCGTCGATGGCATTGACGCCGCAGTTTGTGGCCTCCTTCAATCGCTTTGCGGCGGTGACGGCGACGGCCTACGGGATGAACCCGAGTCCGAGCTTCCGCTACTCCGTGAAGCTGAATCCGGAGATGAAGCGGGAAGTGAAACTCTCCATCGACGGCCAGAGTGGCGAGTTCAAGGACGCCAGTAGCCCGGCGAAAGCTTTCGTTTGGAATGGCCAGGGGGCCGGTGTCCGCACAACAATTGTGGGTGGGGGGACGGTGAGTTTCGATGGACCTTTGGGCGTGTTCCAATGGTTTAACGATGCAGAACGCTGGAACCAGAATACGGCAACCTCACACACGGTTCTCTGGTATCAGCGCTCTGGGACCAAGATCATGACGGATGACCAAGGCAAGCCACTCTCGATGATCCTCGATCTCGAGATGCCCATCCCGTTATTCCGGAAAGGTTATCTGGCGGGGTTGCAGTGTACCAGCAACGTCGCCCGCTCTGGCAACTGATGCAACAGCAGCAACTTGGCAAGTACAAGTTCGAGCAGTTTCTCGGTGGCGGCATGTCGCATGTTTATAAGGCGCGCGACACGCTGATCAACCGGATCGTTGTGGTCAAAATTCTGACCGACAGCGGGATGCACGACGACGATACCAAGAAGCGTTTTCTTCGCGAGGCGCAGACGGCGGGGGCAATCTCGCACGAGAACATCATTCGTGTTTATGATTTCGGTGAACACGAAGGCCGTCCCTATATGGTGATGGAGTATCTGCAGGGCCATGATCTGCGCGCTTCCATCCAGCAGGGGCAACTGACGACGGTTGTCGAAAAGCTGAAGGTACTCGTGCAGTTGGCGCGCGGGATGAAGCACATCCATGGGTTGGGCATCGTCCATCGCGATCTCAAGCCCGACAACGTCTTCATGAGCGACACCGGCCAGGTGAAGCTGATGGATTTTGGCATTGCAAAGACCAAAGATCTGTCGATCACGCGAACAGGCTATACGCTCGGCACGCCTTATTACATGGCGCCGGAGCAGGTGACCTCAAAGGATGTCACCGACAAGGCGGACATCTACGCCTACGGCATCCTGATGTTCGAGCTGTTTACCGGCACCAAGCCTTTCAAGGCGGAGAATGTCCACGAAGTCTTTTTCAAGATTCTGAATGAGCCGCTCGATGCGCAGCCGCTGATTGACTTGAAGGTCCCCACCAGCATCGTGGAACTGACGAAGCGCTGCTGCGAGAAAGACCCGGCAAAGCGTCCGGCGGACTTTGACGTCATCATTGGCGAGATCGAGGCGGTGCTGCGCACTCTCGAAACCGGTGACGAGAAAAGGATCACCCAGCTTTCGCAACCGGCTGCGCAGATGTCCAAGTTTGTTTGGATCGGCGGCGGCATTGCCGCCCTGCTGATTGTGGGGCTGCTGGTGATGAACATGGTGCCGTCCAATAGCGGGCTGAGTAAGTTGCAGAAGAAGGAAGAGGTGCAGGCTCCTGTGGAGCTGCCGGCGAAGTTGCAGACCGCCACCGGAGAGATGGTGCTGGTGCGGGAAGGCGATTTCGTCTTCGGTGAGGCCAACGAGAAGCGTTTCCTCAAGGCCTACTATATCGATACGAATGAAGTCAGCAACGAGTTCTACCAGCAGTTTGCGACAGCGCAGGGGAAGCCGTTGCCTCCTGGTTTTCCAACAGACGAGGCGTCAAAGAAACTACCGGTGGTCAACGTCAACCTTGCCGATGCAAAAGAGTTTGCGGCCTGGGCGCAGAAGCAGATTCCGAATGCGATGCGATGGGAGAAGGCGGCACGCGGGGCCACGGGGCGTCCTTATCCGTGGGGTTTCGATCATCTGCCCGATCTGGCCGTTGTGCAGAATAACCCCAAGCTCGCCAGTCTGAAGAAACCGCGGGAAGTGGGCTCCTGGCCTGATTCGCAAAGCAGCTATGGCGCGTTTGACTTAGCGGGCAACGTATTTGAGTGGGTGGACGAAAAAGTGACACCGAGCGCGAAGGCCATTCAATTTTTTGCTTCCGTCATGAAGCCGCCACCGCTTGCCGGCGACGCGTGGGCGCAGATTCGAGGTGGCAGTTTCCTGCGGCCGCTCGAGAATAACGCGAGTATCGAAGTGGCAAGTGCTCCCGCTGCCTTCCGCGCGCCGGACATCGGCTTCCGTTGCGTTGTCGATGCCGGACAGAAGCCGCGGTAGGGCAATGATTTCGGGAACAATTGGCAATTGTTTTCGTTATGATCAGGGAAGCCGCTGGAGGTGTGATGAGTATCCTCGATAACCTAAAGAATTTTGCTGTTAAGCAGTTCATTGACGTCATACAGTACGTCGAGCCGGAAGACGGCATCCTGAGCTATCGCTACCCGATGCAGGATATGGAGATCCAGACTGGCGCGAAGCTCACAGTTCGCGAAAGCCAGATGGCTGCCTTCGTCAACGAGGGGCAGGTTGCCGACATCTTTGGCCCTGGGCTCTACACTCTCAATACCCAGACGATCCCGATCCTGACCAACCTCAAGAACTGGGACAAGATGTTCGCCTCGCCGTTCAAGAGCGATGTGTACTTCTTCTCCACGCGGACCCAGCCGAATCAGCGCTGGGGCACTTCGCAACCGGTCACGATTCGTGACAAGGACTTCGGGATGGTGCGGTTGCGTGCTTTCGGGATTTATTCCTGGCATGTTTCCGATCCGCGGACCTTTCATAGCAAGGTGTCCGGCACCCGCGACATCTACCGTCTGGCGGAGATTGAAGGCCAGCTTCGCAACAACATCATTGCGAATATCTCCAACGCCTTTGCTTCCTCTGGTGTGCCATTTCTCGATATGGCCGCCAACCAGATTGAAGTGGGCAAGGCGATGGCGGCCACGCTACAGCCGGAGTTTGCCGCTCTGGGCCTGACGCTCGACACCTTGATTGTTGAGAACCTGAGCCTGCCGGAAGAACTGCAGAAGCTGCTCGACGAGCGCATCGGTATGAACATGATCGGCAACATGGGCCAGTACACGCAATACAAGACGGCGCAGTCGATTCCGATTGCAGCCGCCAACGAAGGTGGTCTTGCCGGCATCGGCGCGAGTCTCACGGCGGGAATGGGCATGGCCAGCCAAATGGCCGGCGCCTTCAATCAGGCGATGCAGCCGCAGGCTCCGCCTCCGCAAGCGCCTCCTCCTCCTGCCGCTCCGGTTGTTGCCGCTGCTGCCGGTATTGCAGCCGCCGTTGGTGGGGACACGAAGTTTTGTATGAACTGTGGATCGAAGATTCCACGCGCTGCAAAGTTCTGTGGCGAATGTGGAACCAAGCAGCCCGAAGCTTAAATGACAGGTTGCGAATGGGTGATTGAGGCCCACGGGTGCAACCCGGCCGGTCTCGCTC
This window encodes:
- a CDS encoding DotU family type IV/VI secretion system protein — protein: MQAPSLMERETLAVIFQEPMTAVVRVWSNPQMTQDPYGLREHMKSSLKASIEDARRKSFSEEETKLAMFAIVAYLDETILTQNQPAFADWRRKPLQEELFGVHIAGEIFFQNLENIIRQPDSLPNSDLLEIYALAISLGFQGRYSAGGKAELKRIVDACMDKCRRIRGAMPPLSPSGELPPTDAVLASRDPWFQRMVLIGGGLCVMAVLAFVVYKVLLGSGADELRSLAQELTRR
- a CDS encoding ImcF-related family protein, with translation MLFYGITAILWIGWMVLGWFMPDWVSLKGKDVWFVRILFWLIGTAFAGFAIYWKLMADRRKKALALAGEQGAELEFVLAEADKKLQASGKSLATMPVVFVMGARGSAKTTLITRSGVEPELLAGLVYQEGNQLVQTRTANVWLAKQTVFVEAAPTLLESDKLWNAFAQRFAPTGMTALKANAAPAPRSVLMFVGMEEFFQQNAGEAMAAKARILNQRLIEMSKMLGARIPVYVMFTKADQMPHFPPYVAYMSNEEATQILGATVPIADMASQGVYAETAAKKFSDLLEELFRSLAERRVSLQERDANQQGRPPVYEFPREFRKLKQAATTFLVDLCRPSQLAVSPFVRGFYFTGVRPVLTTDAAGTQRRVPQWLFVTRFFSEVLLKDRAALGAASSSMKTNTTRRLLLGVAGALGVIATTLFTVSYFNNRSLENELGEASKALRGVQVAPGEVPSLDSLTKLDRLRAVLERLRSYQRDGAPMMMRFGLYTGDTILPTSRKLYFESFRNVMFGETQTAVLDSMKRLPAAPTPQDDYMTTYNALKAYLITTSNPDKSTKSFLTPVLLKYWQGAKQVEPQRYGLIGKQFDFYAEELKESNPFSRENDTNTIDRTRSFLKQFSGEERLYNAILAEANRANPPINYNKLYPDGYKAVRVDKEVQGSFSKEGFAWMQDAFKNLPKYFGGEAWVLGEEVKISVNLSELEQRLRARYNKDFAEQWKAYLKSVTVLRYASLKDAADKLKMHSSNQSPLLAAIYLASKNTAVSEKTIADLFQPTQLLVAPGSAGQLIGGENQPYMGGLLQLQGSIEQISTMPASQAAQDPAAAQSLNLATTAKMTARNVAQKFRPDPLEKIDGQVLKLMEDPITYVETFLRGLGPAELNGAGAGFCKAFSDLISKYPFNPAAKNQATIAEFNSIFAPQTGSLWSFYETKLKAMLVHQGGEYRAVPTPSMALTPQFVASFNRFAAVTATAYGMNPSPSFRYSVKLNPEMKREVKLSIDGQSGEFKDASSPAKAFVWNGQGAGVRTTIVGGGTVSFDGPLGVFQWFNDAERWNQNTATSHTVLWYQRSGTKIMTDDQGKPLSMILDLEMPIPLFRKGYLAGLQCTSNVARSGN
- a CDS encoding bifunctional serine/threonine-protein kinase/formylglycine-generating enzyme family protein; its protein translation is MYQQRRPLWQLMQQQQLGKYKFEQFLGGGMSHVYKARDTLINRIVVVKILTDSGMHDDDTKKRFLREAQTAGAISHENIIRVYDFGEHEGRPYMVMEYLQGHDLRASIQQGQLTTVVEKLKVLVQLARGMKHIHGLGIVHRDLKPDNVFMSDTGQVKLMDFGIAKTKDLSITRTGYTLGTPYYMAPEQVTSKDVTDKADIYAYGILMFELFTGTKPFKAENVHEVFFKILNEPLDAQPLIDLKVPTSIVELTKRCCEKDPAKRPADFDVIIGEIEAVLRTLETGDEKRITQLSQPAAQMSKFVWIGGGIAALLIVGLLVMNMVPSNSGLSKLQKKEEVQAPVELPAKLQTATGEMVLVREGDFVFGEANEKRFLKAYYIDTNEVSNEFYQQFATAQGKPLPPGFPTDEASKKLPVVNVNLADAKEFAAWAQKQIPNAMRWEKAARGATGRPYPWGFDHLPDLAVVQNNPKLASLKKPREVGSWPDSQSSYGAFDLAGNVFEWVDEKVTPSAKAIQFFASVMKPPPLAGDAWAQIRGGSFLRPLENNASIEVASAPAAFRAPDIGFRCVVDAGQKPR
- a CDS encoding SPFH domain-containing protein, producing the protein MSILDNLKNFAVKQFIDVIQYVEPEDGILSYRYPMQDMEIQTGAKLTVRESQMAAFVNEGQVADIFGPGLYTLNTQTIPILTNLKNWDKMFASPFKSDVYFFSTRTQPNQRWGTSQPVTIRDKDFGMVRLRAFGIYSWHVSDPRTFHSKVSGTRDIYRLAEIEGQLRNNIIANISNAFASSGVPFLDMAANQIEVGKAMAATLQPEFAALGLTLDTLIVENLSLPEELQKLLDERIGMNMIGNMGQYTQYKTAQSIPIAAANEGGLAGIGASLTAGMGMASQMAGAFNQAMQPQAPPPQAPPPPAAPVVAAAAGIAAAVGGDTKFCMNCGSKIPRAAKFCGECGTKQPEA